DNA sequence from the Streptomyces sp. CA-210063 genome:
GCCGGGCGGGTCACCGTCGGCAAGACCGTCGCGACCAAGTCCGCCACGCAGGTCGAGACCGCGGCCGCGATCGTGGTCGCGACCGACGACGGTGAACCGGAGTACGTGTCCAGAGGCGGCCACAAGCTCGCGGGCGCCCTCGAGGTCTTCGTCCCGCAGGGGCTGGCCGTCGAGGGCCGCCGGGCGCTGGACGCCGGCGCCTCCACCGGCGGTTTCACCGACGTACTGCTGCGGGCCGGGGTCGCGCACGTCGTCGCCGTGGACGTCGGATACGGACAACTCGCGTGGACTCTGCGGAGTGATGAACGCGTCACCGTCAAGGACCGTACGAACGTACGCGAGTTGACGCTCGAAGCGATCGATGGGGAGCCTGTGGATCTTGTCGTGGGGGATCTGTCCTTCATCCCGCTCGGCCTGGTACTGCCCGCCCTGGTGCGGTGTGTGAAGCCTGACGCCGATCTGGTGATGATGGTCAAGCCGCAGTTCGAGGTGGGTAAGGAGCGGCTGGGCAGTGGGGGAGTGGTACGGAGTCCGGAGCTGCGCGCCGAGGCGGTGCGCGGGGTGGCCCGGCGGGCAGGGGAGCTGGGGCTCGGGGTGAAGGGTGTGACGGCCAGTCCGCTGCCCGGGCCCTCGGGCAATGTCGAGTACTTTCTGTGGCTGCGTGCCGGGGCACCCGTGCTGGACCCGGCCGACGTCGACCGAGCAGTTGCGGAGGGGCCGCGTTGACTCAGGACCGAGTTCGAACTGTTTTCCTGCTCACCCACACCGGGCGGCCGGCTGCGATCCGCAGCGCCGAACTCGTCGTCAAGGGGCTGCTGCACCACGGCATCGGCGTGCGGGTCCTGGAGCACGAGGCCGAGGACATCCCGGTGCCGGAGGAGGTGGAACTCGTCAAGGAGGCCACCCCGCAGTGCCTCGACGGGTGCGAGCTGCTCATCGTCCTCGGCGGTGACGGCACGCTGCTGCGCGGAGCCGAGTTCGCCCGGGCGTCCGGGGTGCCGATGCTCGGCGTCAACCTCGGCAGCGTCGGCTTCCTCGCGGAGGCCGAGCGTGACGACCTCGACAAGGTCGTCGACCGCGTGGTGACCAAGTCCTACGAGGTCGAAGAGCGTATGACCGTCGATGTCGTCGTTCATCAGAACGGGAACATCGTCCACACGGACTGGGCGCTGAACGAGGCGGCCGTGCAGAAGGCGGGCGCCGAGAAGCTGCTCGAGGTCGTCCTTGAGATCGATGGCCGGCCGGTGACGGGATTCGGGTGTGACGGGATTGTTCTGTCCACGCCTACCGGGTCCACGGCGTATGCGTTCTCGGCGGGTGGGCCTGTGGTGTGGCCGGAGGTCGAGGCTCTGTTGATGGTGCCGATCAGCGCGCACGCGCTGTTCGCCAAGCCGTTGGTCACGTCGCCGAATTCGGTGCTGGCGGTGGAGGTTCTGCCGCATATTCCGCCCGGGGTTCTGTGGTGTGACGGGCGGCGGACCGTTGAGCTGCCGCCGGGGGCTCGGGTGGAGGTGCGTCGGGGGGCTGTGCCGGTGCGGCTGGCTCGGTTGCACCATGCGTCGTTCACGGACCGGTTGGTGGCGAAGTTCGCGCTGCCGGTTTCCGGATGGCGGGGGGCTCGGCATTAGAAAGCGCCCGGCGCTTTGCGTGGAGCCGAGCGCCGGGCCACCCCCGCGTTCGCGGGGAGCACCGCATCCGTAAATCGTCCAAGACGGAGACGACCGGACCACCCCCGCGTCAACGGGGAGCCGTCAGGCGAACGAGGATTGCCCCGGGAAAGTAACGCCCAGCTCTCTAAGCGGGGGCGGCGTCGCACGGGCCCGGGAAAACCTCGTATGGTCGGGGGCGTGTTGGAGGAGATGCGGATACGGTCGCTCGGAGTCATCGACGACGCGGTCGTCGAGTTGTCGCCCGGCTTCACCGCCGTGACAGGTGAGACGGGTGCGGGCAAGACCATGGTGGTCACCAGCCTCGGCCTGCTGCTCGGCGGGCGGGCGGACCCGGCGCTCGTGCGGATCGGTGCGAAGAACGCCGTCGTGGAGGGCCGGATCGCGATGCCCGACGGCGCGTCGGCGTTGGTACGGGCCGAGGAGGCCGGCGCCGAACTCGACGACGGGGCGCTGCTGATCAGCCGTACCGTTTCCGCCGAGGGGCGGTCGCGGGCGCACCTGGGCGGGCGTTCCGTCCCGGTGGGTGTGCTCGCCGAACTGGCCGACGAACTTGTCGCCGTGCACGGGCAGACCGACCAGCAGGGGCTGCTGAAGCTGTCCCGGCAGCGGGCGGCGCTCGACCGGTACGCGGGGGACGCGGTGGCCGTGCCGCTCACCAAGTACGCGGAGGCCTACCGGCGGCTGCGGGCCGTCTCCGTCGAGCTCGACGAGATCGTGTCGCGCGCGCGTGAGCGGGCCCAGGAAGCCGACATGCTGAGATACGGGCTCGACGAGATCGCGGGCGTCGAGCCGCGGGTCGGCGAGGACGTGGAGCTGGCCGAGGAGGCCGAGCGGCTCGGGCACGCGGAGGCGCTGGCGTCCGCCGCGACGGCCGCGCACGCCGCGCTCGCGGGCAATCCCGAGGACCCGGAGGGCGTGGACGCCACGACGCTCGTCGCGGGCGCCCACCGGGCGCTGGAGGCCGTGCGGTCGCACGACCCGGCGCTGGCCGCGCTCGCCGACCGGATCGGCGAGATCGGGATCCTGCTGGGCGATGTGGCGGGGGAGCTGGCGGGGTACGCCGACGACCTGGACGCCGATCCGCTGCGGCTGGCGGCCGTCGAGGAGCGACGGGCCGCCCTCAACGCGCTCACCCGGAAGTACGGCCAGTACGGACAGAACGGCCAGGACATCGCCTCGGTGCTGTCCTGGGCCGAGGAGGGCGCCCAGCGGCTCACCGAACTCGACGGTGACGACGAGCGGATCGACGAGCTGACCGCCGAGCGGGACGCCCTGCGGGCCGAACTGGGCGGCCTCGCACAGGCCTTGACGGACGCCCGGGCGGAGGCCGCCGAGCGGTTCGCCGCGGCCGTCACCGCCGAGCTGGCCTCGCTCGCCATGCCGCACGCGCGCGTGTCGTTCGAGATCCGGCAGAGCGATGATGCCGAAGGAGTCGAGGTGGGCGGGCGTACGGTCGCGTACGGGCCGTCCGGTGTGGACGAGGTCGAGCTGCTGCTCGCCCCGCACCCGGGGGCGCCGCCCCGGCCCATCGCCAAGGGTGCCTCGGGTGGTGAGCTGTCGCGGGTGATGCTGGCCGTCGAGGTGGTGTTCGCCGGGACGGATCCCGTGCCGACGTATCTCTTCGACGAGGTCGACGCCGGTGTCGGCGGCAAGGCCGCGGTCGAGATCGGGCGGCGGCTCGCCCGGCTGGCCAAGTCGGCCCAGGTCGTGGTCGTCACGCACCTGCCGCAGGTGGCCGCCTTCGCCGACCGGCAGTTGCTCGTGGAGAAGACCAACGACGGGTCCGTGACCCGGTCCGGTGTGAAGGTCCTGGAGGGCGAGGACCGCGTGCGCGAGCTGTCGCGGATGCTCGCCGGCCAGGAGGACTCGGAGACGGCGCGCGCGCACGCGGAGGAACTGCTGGCGGCGGCCCGCGCGGACGCGTAGGGCGGCGGCGGTCGGTCGCCCAGTCGCAGCGGTCGGTCGCGCAGGGCGGGGCGGGAGTCGCCCAGAGGGGCAACCTCGTACGGGAGTTCACTCGTGTGGGTGACCCGGGGTCCGGGGTTGCCCGGCACTCCGGCACCCGCCCCGTCCGGCTGTCCCGGAACACCCTTGCGGCCTGGCATCCTTGGACAGGAGCGACGTAGCAGGACGTGCTGCGTGGACCACACGGAAGCGCCTCGTACGGTCCACCTCCACCACCAGATCCTTCTGTACGTTTCTTCGTGACCGTCCGACCCCGAACCAGGAGCCCCGGCCACGTGAGCCACGTGAGCAGCCACTCACCACACGGCCAGTCGCCGCTGCGAACCGTGCAAGTGCTCGGCGGCGGCAGCGCGGTGAGCAGCGCGCATGTGCGGTCGCTGGCCTCGGGTCTCGTCGCCCGGGGCGTACGGGTCACAGTGTGCGCCCCCGGCGAGGCCGACGGTGTGTACGACTTCACCGGCGCCGGCGCCCACCACGTCCACGTGCCCCGCAGCAGCGACCCCGCCTCGGTGGCCACCTTGCGCAGCGCCTGCGCGGACGCCGACCTGGTGCACGCGCACGGCCTGCACGCCGGCTTCCGCGCCACCCTCGCGCTCGGTCGGCGCACCACCCCGCTCGTCGTCACCTGGCACACGCGTGCGTACGCGGAGGGGGCGCGGGCGCATCTGCTGCGGCTGCTGGAGCGGCGGGTCGCCAAGGCCGCCGCCGTGGTCCTCGGCACCACCTCCGAGCTCGTCGACCGGGCCCGCAGCCGGGGCGCGCGCGACGCCCGGCTCGCCGCCGTCGCCCTGCCCGCGCCGCGTCGGAACGACGCCGACGACGACACCGAGCGGCCCACCTCCAAGGTCCGGGCCGAACTCGGCGCCACGGACCGCCCGTTGCTCATGGCCGTCGGCGCGCTCGACCGTCACCGGGGATACGACACGCTGCTGGACGCGGCCCGGGAGTGGCGGGGCCTGGACCCCGCGCCGCTGCTCGTCATCGCGGGCGAGGGGCCGCTGCGGAGTGTCCTGCAGCGGCGTATCGAGGACGAGGAGCTGCCCGTACGGCTCGTGGGGCGGCGCGACGACATCTCCGAGCTGATCGCCGCCGCCGATCTCGCGCTGGTGCCCGGCGGCCCCGAGGCCCGCTCCGTCCTCGCTCAGGAGGCGCTCCACGCGCGCGTGCCGCTCGTCGCGGCCGCCGTCGGATCAGTGCCGGACCTGGTCGGGGACGGCGCCGAACTCGTCCCGTACGGCGATGCCGCAGCGCTCGCCGCAGCCGTCGTACGCCTCCTGCGTGACCCCGCCCTGCGGGAGGCGCTGGCTGAGCGGGGCACGCGGCAGGCCGCCACCTGGCCGACGGAGGACGAGACGGTGGCACAGGTGCTCAGCGTCTACGACGAGTTGACGCGCTGGAGTCCACTGACCTGACCTGACCTGACCGGCGCGGCCTCAGGTGACGTGTCTGCGGGCGCGTAGTGCCAGGCTCAGCGCCAGTACCGCCTGCGGGTCGTCGAGGTCGGTGCCGAGCAGTTCACCGATGCGGGCGAGGCGGTTGTAGAGGGTCTGGCGGTTGAGGTGCAGTTCGCGGGCGGTCTCCGCCTTGCGGCCGGCGTGGGCCAGATAGGTCTCCAGGGTGGGCAGCAGCGGGGGCTTGGCGCGGTCGTCGTGGTCGCGGAGGGGGCCGATCGCGCGGTCCACGAAGGCGGCCAGGTCGGGGTGGTCCCGCAGCCGCCACAGCAGCAGGTCGATGTCGAGGCGCCGGGCGTCGTACCAGGGGAGGTCGGTAAGGCCCTGCGCGGCCGTCGCCGTCTCCGCCGCGTGCCTGAGGCCCGCCGAGGCGGCCGCCCAGCCACCGGGGACCCCGACGACGATCACGGGCGGCCGCCCGCCCGGCCGCCGCATCCCGGCGCGCTCCACACCGGCCCGCAGCGCCGCCGCGACCTTGTCCGCGATCGCTGGGCGCTCCGACTCCGCGCGCAGGCCCAGCAGCAGCGGGACGCGGCCCTCGACGGGGCGCACGCCGAGGAGGACGGGCACGCCCACCGAGGCCAGCTCCTCGGCCACCGCGCGGGCCAGGACGGCCCAGCCTCCCCCGTCGGGGGACAGCCCGTCGGCGAGCCGCATCACCACCGGCAGCAGGGGGCCGCCGCCCGGCTTGAAGCCCAGGACGCGGGCCTGTGCGGGGGCGTCCGCCGCCTGGATGCGGCCCTCGGCGAGGTCACTGAGGAAGTCGCCGCGCCCGCGTGCCGCCAGCTCCTCCTCCTGCCGGGCCTGCATCAGGACGACGGCGAGGACGCCTGCCGCCCGCTCGGCGGCGATCCGGTGCACGGGGGCCGGCGGGGCGACGACCGGAAGGAGGACCAGGCGGGCCCGTACCGAGCCCGTGCCCGGGCCGCCGCCCGGTACGTCGACGATGGCCGTGCCGGCCGGCGGCTCGTCCTTGTGCTGGGAGCGCAGCCCCTCCCACACCTGGAGCGGATCGGTGTCCGCAGGGCCGGCTCCGGCGGCGTACAGGAGCTGTCCGTCGGCGGTCTCCAGGAAGACGGGGTTGCCGCTGAAACCGGCCAGGATGCCCAGGACCTGCGGGATCCCGCCCCCGCCGAGCAGGGCCTCGGTGCAGCGGCGGTGGACCTCCTCGGCCTGCTGGAGGAGCGCGTAGTGGCCGTTGACGATCTCGGTGTGGATCTCCTCGGTGACCGTCACGAACGCCACCTCGCGGTGCAGTTGGACGAGGGGAAGCCCGGCCGAGCGCGCGGTCTCCACGAGGGCGGCGGGGAGGCGGGTGAAGCGCGGGCCCAGTTCGATGACGAGGGCCGCGATGCCGCGCTCGGCCAGGGTCCGGACGAACGCGCGCTGGTCGGCGGGGCGGGTGCCGAGCCCGTACCCGGTGGTCAGCAGCAGTTCGCCGCCCTTGAGGAGCGAGGCGATGTTCGGGACCTCGCCCGCGTGCACCCAGCGCACGGTCCGGTGCAGCCGGTCGGCGCCGGCCAGGATCTCCGGCAGCCCGCCGCGCAGCCCGGGCAGCTCCAGCGCCCGCCGCACGGTGATGCCGGCCTGCGCCTCGCGGCCGTCACCGGGTGCGCGGCTGTCACGGGTGTCCATGGACCGGACGGTACCCGCGCGAGTGTCGCGGCGGCATCCCCGACCCGTTCCGGCGGCGGTCACCGGGCGGGTGCCGCGGGGGCCGCACGGTCGCCGTGCGGCTCCGCTCGTCAGGCCGGCGGGATGTTGTGGTTGAAGCGGAAGATGTTGTCGGGGTCGTACGCGGTCTTCACCGCGGTCAGCCGCCGGTAGTGGTCGGCGCCGAGGCCGGCCACGACCCGGTCGGCGCCCTCGTCGCCGACGAAGTTGAGGTAGACCGCGCCGGTGCTCCACGGCCGGACGTCGGCGCGGACGTCCCGTACCCACTGGACGCACCGCTCGTCGTCCGCCGGGTCCTTCCAGACGCCGAAGGGGTGCACGACCCAGGGGGCGTTCCGGTACGGCACGGGATAGTGGGCGGGGCCGTCGGCGATCGCGCCGCCCAGCGGGAAGAGCACGTGCTGCGTGCCGGTCGGCACGGGCATCGTCCAGGCGCGGGTGGCGAAGACGTCCACCAACTCGTCCGGCAGACCGGTCAGATACTCCGCCGACCAGTAGTTCCGCATGCCCGGCGGATCGTCGATCATGCACTGCACGTCCGCGTACGGCATCGCGCCGACCACCTCGGCCTCGTGCGGCAGCGCCAGCAGCGGCTGGGCGGTCTTGCGCATGTCGTCCTCGGTCCCCGCGTACGTCAGGAGGACACCGCACGCGAGCCTGCCCACCAGGTGTCCTGGGACGAACTCGTCGGGCGGGGCGGTGAGGTAGATGATGCCGCCGCTCGCCTCCGGCGGGCCGGTCTCGATGACGTCGCGGTACACGCGCACCACCTCGGGGCCGCGTTCCGGGAGGTAGAGCAGCAGGGCGATGGAGAAGGCGGGCAGTTCGTGCAGCCGGAGGGTGAGGGCGGTGGCGACGCCGAAGTTCCCGCCGCCGCCGTGCAGCGCCCAGAACAGGTCCGGGTTCTCCTCGCTGCTCGCGCGCACCGCCTGGCCGTCGGCGGTCACCAGTTCCACGCCGAGCAGGTTGTCGACGGCGAGCCCGAAGACGCGGTCCAGCCAGCCGCTGCCGCCGCCGAGAACGAAGCCGCCGACTCCCGTGGTCGACGCCCGGCCGCCGGTGGTCGCGAGGCGGTGGGGCTCGGTGGCGCGGTCGAGATGGCTCATGGTGGCGCCGCCCTCGACCCGGACGCTCATGGACCCGGGATGGACCGTGACCGCGTGCATCCGGCGCAGATCGATGACGAGCCCGTTGTCGTTCAGCGCCATTCCGGCCACGCTGTGGCCACCGCCGCGTACGGCGATGCGCAGGTCCAGATCACGGGCGAAGCGCACCGAGCGCACGACGTCGGCCCCGTCCACGCACTGCGCGATCACGGCCGGGCGCCGGTCGATCATGGAGTTGAAGACCGACCGGGCCTCGTCGTAACCCGGATCCGCCGGGGCGTACACGTCGCCGGCCAGATCCTCGCGGAGTGAGGCGAGGGCCGCGTGCGCCTTCGAGAGGGGAGCCATGGCGAGCCGCCCCCTTTCAGCCAGGGGACAGGGTTACTCCCAGGCTAGGCGGGGGCGGGGGATCGGTCCTGTTCGATTCGAGGCATGGGCACCCGGCGCCGCTGCTGGTCGGGGGTGGGTTCCGCGGCGGCGGTGACGAGGTGCCGCTGCGCCCACCCGTGCCGCCCCAGCGGCACGATTGCCCGCAGCCAGGGCAGCCAGGGCGGATCCGACCGTGCGGTCAGCCGCCGTACGCCCCCGAGGCGGTCAGCCGCAGGGCCGTGTCGATGAGGGGGACGTGGCTGAACGCCTGCGGGAAGTTGCCGACCTGGCGCTTGAGGACCGGGTCCCACTCCTCGGCGAGGAGACCCAGGTCGTTGCGGAGGGAGAGCAGCTTCTCGAAGAGCTTGCGGGCCTCGTCCACGCGGCCGATCATCGCGAGGTCGTCGGCCATCCAGAACGAACAGGCGAGGAACGCGCCCTCGTCGCCGGGCAGGCCGTCGACGCCCTCCTTCTCGCCCTGCGTCGGGTAGCGCAGGATGAAGCCGTCCGGGGTCGACAGCTCGCGCTGGATCGCCTCGATGGTGCCGATGACCCGCTTGTCGTCCGGCGGCAGGAAACCCATCTGCGGGATCAGCAGCAGCGAGGCGTCCAACTCCTTCGAGCCGTACGACTGTGTGAAGGTGTTGCGCTCCTTGTCGTAACCCTTCTCACACACGTCCCGGTGGATGTCGTCGCGCAGCTCGCGCCACTTCTCCAGCGGGCCGTCCGCGTCGCCGGACTCGATGAGCTTGATCGTGCGGTCGACGGCGACCCAGGCCATGACCTTGGAGTGCACGAAGTGGCGGCGCGGGCCGCGCACCTCCCAGATGCCCTCGTCCGGCTCGTCCCAGTGGTCCTCCAGGTAGCGGATCAGCTTCAGCTGGAGGAGGGAGGCGTAGTCGTTGCGGGCCAGGCCGGTCATGTGGGCCAGGTGCAGGGCCTCGGTGACCTCGCCGTACACATCCAGCTGGAGCTGGTGCGCGGCGCCGTTGCCGACCCGGACCGGCGCCGAGTTCTCGTACCCGGGCAGCCACTCCAGCTCGGCCTCGCCGAGCTCCCGCTCACCGGCGATGCCGTACATGATCTGCAGGTTCTCCGGGTCACCGGCGACCGCGCGCAGCAGCCACTCGCGCCAGGCGCGGGCTTCGTCGCGGTAGCCGGTGCGCAGCAGCGAGGAGAGGGTGATGGCCGCGTCGCGCAGCCAGGTGTAGCGGTAGTCCCAGTTGCGGACGCCGCCGATGTGCTCCGGGAGCGAGGTGGTCGGCGCGGCGACGATGCCGCCGGTGGGGGCGTACGTCAGGGCCTTGAGGGTGATCAGCGAGCGGATCACCGCCTCGCGGTACGGGCCGTGGTACGTGCACTGCTCCACCCAGTCGCGCCAGAACTCCTCGGTGGCCTGGAGCGACGGCTCGGGCTCGGGAAGCGGCGGGGGCTGCTTGTGCGAGGGCTCCCAGGAGATCGTGAACGCGATCCGGTCGCCCGGCGTCACCGTGAAGTCGGCGTACGTGGTCAGCGCCTTGCCGTACGTCTCGCACTCGGTGTCGAACCACACCGAGTCCGGCCCGGCGACGGCCACCGTGCGCCCCTCGTGCTTGTGCACCCAGGGGACGACACGTCCGTACGAGAAGCGCATGCGCAGCGCCGAGCGCATCGGTACCCGGCCGCTGATGCCCTCCACGATCCGGATCAGCTGCGGGGCGCCGTCACGGGGCGGCATGAAATCGGTCACACGGACGGTGCCGCGGGGGGTGTCCCACTCGGATTCCAGGATCAGCGAGTCGCCGCGGTACCGGCGGCGGGAGGCCGTCGGCGGCTGCGCGTCCGACGCGTGGGCGGGGCCCAGGCGCCAGAACCCGTGTTCCTCCGTGCCGAGCAGTCCCGCGAAGACGGCGTGGGAGTCGAAGCGGGGCAGGCACAGCCAGTCGACCGTGCCGTCCCGGCAGACCAGGGCTGCGGTCTGCATGTCTCCGATGAGTGCGTAGTCTTCGATGCGCCGGGCCACGTGCAACTCCAGTCGAACGGCCACGTCGCCCCCGAGGGGCGGTCGCTGTGCGGTGTGCGGTCAAGGGACCCAAGGGATCGACAAAGAATCCATGATTCCAGACTGATCCAAGGGACGGTGTCATGCGATGTCGCTCAACGATCCTCAACGCATATGAGGCGGTCGTTGCTCAACGGACTGTCGAGCTCTCTTGAATACCGGAGACGGGCGGGGGTGGTGCCGTTTCGCCGGACCGGCTCGGCAGTGAGTGTCCGAAGAGGATACGACGCACCGGAGGGCTCCGCGTGCCGCTCCAGGCAACATGAGTGGGCCGGACGAGTGAGCCAAGGGTGAAGGCCGACCGAGATGCGCCGACGGTCGTACGAGGTCCGTGTCGGCCCGTGCGCGGAGCGTGGCCGGAAGCGATCGTGTCCTGTCGCTGATACCCTGGTAGCCCGTGGACCGGTGGGCGCCCCGACTCAAAGGGACCCCCGAACCGCAGCGAAGGCACCCCCGACGGATGAGATCGGGCGGCGGCCGACCCGCACACCGAACCGCGACCACGGGAGCCCCCTCTTGGCCATGCCGCCCGCTGCTTTCCGAAACAGCACAGCCACGACGACCAAGCACATCTTCGTCACCGGGGGTGTCGCCTCCTCGCTCGGCAAGGGCCTGACCGCCTCCAGCCTCGGCATGCTGCTCAAGGCGCGGGGCCTGCGCGTCGTGATGCAGAAGCTCGACCCCTACCTGAACGTCGACCCCGGCACGATGAACCCCTTCCAGCACGGTGAGGTGTTCGTCACCAACGACGGCGCCGAGACCGACCTGGACATCGGCCACTACGAGCGCTTCCTCGACCGAGACCTGGACGGCTCGGCCAACGTCACCACCGGCCAGGTGTACAACACGGTGATCGCCAAGGAGCGGCGCGGCGAGTACCTGGGCGACACCGTGCAGGTCATCCCGCACATCACCAACGAGATCAAGCACCGCATCCGGCGCATGGCCTCCGACGAGGTCGATGTCGTCATCACCGAGGTCGGCGGCACGGTCGGCGACATCGAGTCGCTGCCGTTCCTGGAGACCGTCCGCCAGGTGCGTCACGAGGTCGGCCGCGACAACGTCTTTGTGGTGCACATCTCGCTCCTGCCGTACATCGGGCCGTCGGGAGAGCTGAAGACGAAGCCGACGCAGCACTCGGTTGCGGCGCTGCGCAACATCGGTATTCAGCCAGATGCGATCGTGCTGCGCTGCGACCGTGAGGTGCCCGGCGCGATCAAGCGCAAGATCTCCCTGATGTGCGACGTCGACGAGGCCGCCGTCGTCGCGTGTCCCGACGCCCGCTCGATCTACGACATCCCGAAGACCGTGCACGGCGAGGGCCTGGACGCCTACGTCGTCCGCAAGCTGGACCTGGCGTTCCGTGACGTGGACTGGACGACCTGGGACGACCTGCTCGACCGTGTCCACAACCCGGACCACGAGATCAACCTGGCGCTCGTCGGCAAGTACATCGACCTGCCCGACGCCTACCTCTCGGTCACCGAGGCGCTGCGCGCGGGCGGCTTCGCCAACAAGGCCCGCGTGAAGATCAAGTGGGTCACCTCGGACGACTGCAAGACCCCGGCCGGCGCCGCGGGACAGCTCGCCGACGTCGACGCCATCTGCATCCCCGGCGGCTTCGGCGACCGCGGTGTCTCCGGCAAGGTCGGCGCCATCCAGTACGCCCGTGAGAACAAGATCCCGCTGCTGGGCCTCTGCCTCGGCCTGCAGTGCATCGTGATCGAGGCCGCGCGGAACCTGGCCGACATCCCGGACGCCAACTCCACCGAGTTCGACTCCGCCACCGCCCACCCGGTCATCTCCACCATGGCCGAGCAGCTGGACATCGTGGCCGGTGAGGGCGACATGGGCGGCACCATGCGGCTGGGCATGTACCCGGCGAAGCTCGCCGAGGGCTCGATCGTGCGTGAGGTGTACGACGGCAAGGAGTACGTCGAGGAGCGCCACCGCCACCGCTACGAGGTGAACAACGCCTACCGCGCGGAACTGGAGAAGAAGGCCGGCCTGCAGTTCACCGGAACCTCTCCCGACGGCAAGCTCGTCGAGTACGTGGAGTACCCGCGCGAGGTCCACCCGTACCTGGTCGCGACCCAGGCACACCCCGAACTGCGCTCCCGCCCGACCCGCCCGCACCCGCTGTTCGCGGGGCTGGTGAAGGCCGCGGTGGAGCGCAAGACCGGTAAGTAAAACCGAGCGACACAAGCGCTGTACGGTGACCGGGGTGCGCGTCTTTCGGGATGTGTGCCCCGGTTTCTTGTTGCACGTGTGGGAGGACGAGTCGACATGACGATCAAGGACACCGCCGAGGAGTGGGAGGTCCGGGCGAGCGAGACGCCGTTCGTCGGCAACAAGACCTCCGTGCGCACCGACGAGGTGGTCATGCCCGGCGGTTCGGTCGTCCGCCGCGACTACCAGGTCCACCCCGGTTCCGTCGCCGTCCTCGCCCTCGACGAGGAGGACCGGGTCCTGGTCCTGAGGCAGTACCGCCACCCCGTCCGCCAGAAGCTGTGGGAGATCCCGGCCGGGCTGCTCGACGTGCCGGGCGAGAACCCGCTGCACGCGGCCCAGCGCGAGCTGTACGAGGAGGCGCACGTCAAAGCGGAGGACTGGCGGGTGCTGACCGACGTCTACACCACGCCCGGCGGCTGCGACGAGGCCGTGCGGATCTTCCTCGCGCGCGATCTCTCCGAGGTCGAGGGGCAGCGGTTCGAGGTGGAGGACGAGGAGGCCGACATGGAGTTGGCCCGCGTTCCCGTGGACGAGCTGGTGCGGGGTGTCCTCGCGGGGGAGCTGCACAACAACTGCCTGGTCGTGGGGGTGCTTTCGCTGGTGGCGGCGAGGAGCGGGGAGGGCGTGGACGCCCTGCGTCCGGCCGAGGCGCCGTGGCCCGCGCGGCCGTTCGAGTCCTGACCCCCTCCTCACAGCAACCTCACACCGCCAGTCCTACGATCGTTTGATCCGATCGAGCGACCTGCCCGCCGTGCTCCGCCCAGATCGTCGCAGAGCGTGAACTAGGCTCGGGAAACGCCCGAACCGGAGTCCCGGCGGGCTTGCGCGTGCAGTGGGACGGGAGTGTGGCCCGTGGCGGATCAGGCGGTGGACACCGGGGATGCCCGGGTGTCCGGAACAGGGCGGCCCCCGGC
Encoded proteins:
- a CDS encoding FAD-binding oxidoreductase, translating into MAPLSKAHAALASLREDLAGDVYAPADPGYDEARSVFNSMIDRRPAVIAQCVDGADVVRSVRFARDLDLRIAVRGGGHSVAGMALNDNGLVIDLRRMHAVTVHPGSMSVRVEGGATMSHLDRATEPHRLATTGGRASTTGVGGFVLGGGSGWLDRVFGLAVDNLLGVELVTADGQAVRASSEENPDLFWALHGGGGNFGVATALTLRLHELPAFSIALLLYLPERGPEVVRVYRDVIETGPPEASGGIIYLTAPPDEFVPGHLVGRLACGVLLTYAGTEDDMRKTAQPLLALPHEAEVVGAMPYADVQCMIDDPPGMRNYWSAEYLTGLPDELVDVFATRAWTMPVPTGTQHVLFPLGGAIADGPAHYPVPYRNAPWVVHPFGVWKDPADDERCVQWVRDVRADVRPWSTGAVYLNFVGDEGADRVVAGLGADHYRRLTAVKTAYDPDNIFRFNHNIPPA
- a CDS encoding glycoside hydrolase family 15 protein, which codes for MARRIEDYALIGDMQTAALVCRDGTVDWLCLPRFDSHAVFAGLLGTEEHGFWRLGPAHASDAQPPTASRRRYRGDSLILESEWDTPRGTVRVTDFMPPRDGAPQLIRIVEGISGRVPMRSALRMRFSYGRVVPWVHKHEGRTVAVAGPDSVWFDTECETYGKALTTYADFTVTPGDRIAFTISWEPSHKQPPPLPEPEPSLQATEEFWRDWVEQCTYHGPYREAVIRSLITLKALTYAPTGGIVAAPTTSLPEHIGGVRNWDYRYTWLRDAAITLSSLLRTGYRDEARAWREWLLRAVAGDPENLQIMYGIAGERELGEAELEWLPGYENSAPVRVGNGAAHQLQLDVYGEVTEALHLAHMTGLARNDYASLLQLKLIRYLEDHWDEPDEGIWEVRGPRRHFVHSKVMAWVAVDRTIKLIESGDADGPLEKWRELRDDIHRDVCEKGYDKERNTFTQSYGSKELDASLLLIPQMGFLPPDDKRVIGTIEAIQRELSTPDGFILRYPTQGEKEGVDGLPGDEGAFLACSFWMADDLAMIGRVDEARKLFEKLLSLRNDLGLLAEEWDPVLKRQVGNFPQAFSHVPLIDTALRLTASGAYGG
- a CDS encoding CTP synthase translates to MPPAAFRNSTATTTKHIFVTGGVASSLGKGLTASSLGMLLKARGLRVVMQKLDPYLNVDPGTMNPFQHGEVFVTNDGAETDLDIGHYERFLDRDLDGSANVTTGQVYNTVIAKERRGEYLGDTVQVIPHITNEIKHRIRRMASDEVDVVITEVGGTVGDIESLPFLETVRQVRHEVGRDNVFVVHISLLPYIGPSGELKTKPTQHSVAALRNIGIQPDAIVLRCDREVPGAIKRKISLMCDVDEAAVVACPDARSIYDIPKTVHGEGLDAYVVRKLDLAFRDVDWTTWDDLLDRVHNPDHEINLALVGKYIDLPDAYLSVTEALRAGGFANKARVKIKWVTSDDCKTPAGAAGQLADVDAICIPGGFGDRGVSGKVGAIQYARENKIPLLGLCLGLQCIVIEAARNLADIPDANSTEFDSATAHPVISTMAEQLDIVAGEGDMGGTMRLGMYPAKLAEGSIVREVYDGKEYVEERHRHRYEVNNAYRAELEKKAGLQFTGTSPDGKLVEYVEYPREVHPYLVATQAHPELRSRPTRPHPLFAGLVKAAVERKTGK
- a CDS encoding NUDIX domain-containing protein; translated protein: MTIKDTAEEWEVRASETPFVGNKTSVRTDEVVMPGGSVVRRDYQVHPGSVAVLALDEEDRVLVLRQYRHPVRQKLWEIPAGLLDVPGENPLHAAQRELYEEAHVKAEDWRVLTDVYTTPGGCDEAVRIFLARDLSEVEGQRFEVEDEEADMELARVPVDELVRGVLAGELHNNCLVVGVLSLVAARSGEGVDALRPAEAPWPARPFES